The segment caggctgcagcgagccctacttgaaGGAGAAGCCcctggctgcgtccgaaatcgcctacttctctactatttagtagggaaaagcagtaggcgagcaaataagtatgtccgaatcctaagtatttataaaagagtaggcgagaatgagtaggcgaatgcactaattctcgcgagattcgggcgtacgtctacttaaagtgcgtccgaatatgcctacttaactactatatagtaggaaaaaaagagtacgtgaagaaagaagtacgtccgaaacctcagtattcaaaaaagagtaggcgagaaatccccggatgtcctactgtttcagcccagatcctgaagtcttcatcgatggatacttttcaatcccaggagtccacaggaggccaaaacgtcatcatcgaacgtgattgagaaccacggcgagggtgtttacaaatgtgagtattacatccaaaacacggttccctgtcctaaaaatcatatttgttgagctacttaatcgtaaactgttgatttgcacaaggtgccaagatgttatacagtatgctatggttagtatatttgtgatttcgctgttaaaacatgttttatgacgtatagcgaacattaagcttcaggtagcacacgcacgtctttaaaagcggatttacataaaacatatacattttaaagacgtttaataaatgtctatttaacaaatgacaggaaaatgttctagactagagcaacacaaaacacaaaacatctgagtgagtgatggacgttatgtgagaattcactgtcactgctttacattaatgtaagtaatgtaaataaacacatatacatatagtaggcctaactgaacttcaaattcatttcaaatagagctaacagaacttttctgattcttgatttatgtgcctttgttgcagatgttttgtggtggagcaggacctgaaaggaaaggtgactgcagcatttttggggaaaagtaaaatccgaaacttaatataaagattgatcattttgtaacttccaatacagagatctaatgacactgtgctgttaaaatgacagtttttgtattatttttgtgcatctttgtatgatctgaaatgtctgcagactggtgtgtgcagtgacaaaggagaaatccacagcagcatcctggaaatgagaccctccatcactccacctgccctttgcctcatctggaccagatgttgctgcggtctcttcatcaaaaagactagaagaccaatatgtttaataaagctttgttccatgtgtatttatttatattcatggttacttttattattttactaatttattcatgtttcctgatgttgtcagtaaataaaatataacattttcataagcctatgcatttattcattacttcattgaaaaaaacaacaacattatgcttgtttaactaaaaatatcattaattattagtcagcatttatcattattattgttggtacgtgttggagtgggctagcaatgcattctaaagttattttaatttctaaatagtaatacttaaatttttcgagtgtaaaatcaacagtcttctccaaaggtaagatctttgagcaactgatcgacgtctcttttgtgcagatgttgtaaacatggaggagagcgtactgggtagggttgtcatgttactgatgccatgaggtgtcgctgtcgctccaatttttgtattattattacttcagaatttataattccatacaaactcagggaaagacttaagtatctttaacaaagaacaatcatgacagaaaacataactataaaaggtttgcgtacatagtacaagattagatacagaaaaaaatattaaatatatttgaatattcataaaatcgcaatgaattaaaaattgcctttgtttttgttatttatttattattattttaagtttcagggatgaaaggacagaaattcagcaagaaaaaggaaaacaaatcagatctaagctagttttgcacaattttgcccattaacatattcaagacaacaaatttgggggttttagtcattttagtattgttaaaaatataaaaacttcaatcaatccaaaataagcaaatttcatcaacatcaaaatgtttacagatagatgaattaaatccgtcgctcatatcatttcatgttgcgcttgttataacgtcataggtcacatgataacgtcaacatggcggaacgcatccatactcaacgagatttggctgttgagtaggtactcttttagcgttCGTTAAGTAaatacttattgaaattaagtacctactcattgagtaggcgatttcggacgcagcccctgtctgcagcctgcagatcgaggcggggctgaatctggggcggggctgcacgtgtcgccccgcccacatgccttctcattggttgtaggtaaatgaaTAATGTCGAGATTACGttactcccacaactcatctcattggtggcaaagtaatgacgttgagTACATGAAGTTAGGGGAAATGAAATAGCAGAAAAAATAGCAAAGgtagttactaaaaataatcaaattgattttacagttattattagaggaactaaaattattattcaaagtaaattaaagaaacaatggcaacaacagtgggaagaaaataggaaaggacgatggtttcataagattcaaaggagagtgggagaaatgaaataaggtgtacagagaggaataggcgagaagagacaataatataaaggcttcggtttggacacacgggattaaatgaaacattactgaaaataggtaaacatggcacagggaaatgtgaatattgccgGCATGAAGAAAGAATGGAACACCTCATATTAGAATTACccaatataaccaaaagatggcagcacagGATTATTTAtaatgcagctgccttttaaattccctacatttttcaagacgtcttgcttttcgattaattataaaattactagaataataaattatagtacttttaccgtccttaagCATATATTATaggaagtgcagaaaatcattaagctcacacacaaacagcctataagggtaaattatttaaatactaatatatatttcactacaaatacattaaataattatggtataataattaaataatgcactcaatgtgaatcgataggaatattaaatattttataaaattttataacatcttttaagttttatcttgaactctaaaatctattgatctattaaccatacttgttcccgctgtagttttgttactctaaatttagtctgaatcattaaaGCTAttttttgccatcagcttgtcagatgtttggtccagttattactgtcaatcacagCAATGAATCGCTCATATTTAGCCtaattattctatttttttttaaactggcatctgtcattcttgaaacggtatacatggacgtttggtcctcttagacaaacaacacttttcttcgaatgtgaatggattatgtagagaaaacgaacaaagtacgctgatattacggcacagtacagttgaccagaaatgccttagctggcttgactaaacaaggaagtaatccgatatggtaaattaatagcgaaattagaagaaattaaaacatgtttcaatttagtagatatacttcgggaagggtcaacagatggttatagggtgttatttaaatttcttagagaaattaatgtatttgagcacagaggacccagactgcTGTTTCGCGTGTCAAGATCGGGAgtgagaatcagaaataactgtgtacattattatcttaaataaataacagtgaaattcatttatgtgtcgacataattcattcatgtgtcataaatgtttgtattaataaacaactctgatgtttaacaacacttttctatttattaatttaataacataaggatagtggacactcttgctgataattttccacatttatgtatcttattaacaattaagacaataattaaaaaaaaagctgtaaataaacaccactggttaacattgcataacatgcttgtaaatgtatgtaaccttggaccacaaaccagtcataagcctACGTTTTAATTGAGttttgtacacatctgaaagctgaataaataagcaaaggattccACGTTTATATtaaacgtataattcataagtatagtttccaactgcatttggcgacgtcaatccatttcactaaccaatgagatgagttgtgggagggatgttgcgtcgacgtcattaatttacctactACCAATGAGAAGGattgtgggcggggcgacacgtgcagccccgccccagattcagccccgcctcgatctgcaggctgcagacaggtgcacttgaCTTGAAGGGAGGATTCCCTCCTCTCGAAGCTTCACATTCCagtgcagcgggtggcgctaaAACACCCACACGTTTGCTTGCCAACCtcagaggaagaggaagaggttTCGTTTCATTGTGAGCTGTTCGTTTGTTGTGATGCTACAAACTGTTAGTTGAAATGTGCTATTTTTTATTAGAAAGATACAACATTGGATCAGATCAGCAAATTAAGTTACCTGTAATATTCTCATTCTCACAGTCGTGACTAAGTTTAAAAACAAGCTGGAATATCTGAAGAACTGAaatgagatctgctgctgtgaagatggtgtTTGTTAAAGAGAAGAGTGAGGAGGACACGAGTGAACCAGAttcctggagaataaaacaagaggaaccagatcTCTTGATAATAAAAGTCGAGGAACCAGAACCATGGAGAATAGAACAtgaggaacaaggaggttggtgtttattcttAATTCATCTGAGTGTGCGGTACATTACAATAACAAAGACTTAACAGGGTGCTTGCTGATCCTTAAACAGTTTTCACATCTCTTCACTTTGTTTTTACATTAGAGTAATCTTAAACATTTTGTGGACAAAGGTTTAAAGgctttattttgtaaattttaccCTTTCAcaaatatgaaatgttttatCCTTTTTTGTCTGCCTTTTTTCTTGACTGTGGGGCCAAATAGTAATGGGAAAAAATACTAAGATCTTCTGTATACATCTGTACATTTACCCTGCTTTAGTTTACTTAATTGAGAAATGTGGAAAGGTCTATTTTTCATTGAAATATGTACACGAACGAGTGATTTAATATATAGGCTAAGTGAAGTAATATGTAAATTTGACGTAGATGCATGATCATATTCCATCAtagcttattatttttttattatttatttatgttttggggaaatgttttaaaaatggaaTTAAATGGTATTTATTCAATGGTcagtggtcgtcttttggacaactgtcaaatcagcagtctgccctagtagcctacagaactagactgagagaccatttaaaggcctttgcaggtgttttgagttaattagctgattagagtgtggtaccaggtgtcttcaatactgaaccttttcacaatattctaattttctgagatactgaattggggttttcattagttgtcatcaaaattaatagaaataaacaattgaaatatatcagtctgtgcgGAATGAATCTATACATTattttcacttcttgaatggaattagtgaaataaatcaactttttgatgATATTCTAATTACATGAGCAGCACCTGTATATGGATGCACAATTttgaaaacaaataataaaatgcaaattcCAAagtttaaaagctacaaattttACATCACACACGTGTATTACATGCTCAGTCTATAGTAGGGATGTTCATCTCATGACTGATGCTGATGTGATATGCATCTCGATGCATAGCCAATCAGTGTTgggcaagttacttccaaaatgtaACGCATGTATATATTAGGAGTATAATAGGACCACTTTAAAGCTTtgaactttacagatcttatatatGCACAAACATTCTGTAACACCCCAAAAACAAAGGAAAACATGAAATCACACCATATGACTCCATTAAGGGACAGTcataaaattccagacagtgcaaaaaaaaaggccacattcaattttttatttaaattaatgattTTAACAAATTTGTAGTCCATAAATGGTGAGCTTTATTGTAAttgtataaaatgtttattttttttataaatcttcCCTGTAATGAAACAATCTTGTCACTTGGAACTTACTAAAAGcttgtgtttataaattatttttgtatgttAAAGTCAAGTTAGGCTGATACTTGGAGAACGTAGATGTTTTAATGCAATTGGACCTGTAAAGATGATCAAATCAAAGCATTCTTATGTATAAATGCAACTTGAAAGCGCCTTGGCAATTTGGACTGAATGTTTCATGCTGATAGATGGTAATGGTCTCTTTATTAGACTGTCGGCTCTATAGAACAAGAGGCAGGGAAAAGAACATCCTATTAATAAACGAAcctaattcattttaattaccACACTTTAATTggttgaaatgaaaaaaaaaaaaaaaaagatgctgcTTCACTTCATGCTTCATTTAAGCCATGTGGGacattttaaatctatttaaaaaatctgtctaaatttaaaaaacatgtaTGTCAGATCagatcacctttatttatatagggatattaacaatacagattgtgtcaaagcagctttatagTATTACATAGGAAAATGGTAagttaaaaatgcagaaagtgtGTTAGATAACCAGATAGTTCTCCCTATAGAAACATGGGATTATTTAAGAATAATTTGAAGATCAAATTATAGCAATGGCCTACTTTCTGCTGTTGTATCAAGGTCTTTTTAATGTCGTTTCACAGTTATCTTTTAAACTTTTGTTTGAGTTTCTGAAAATGAattgtttttacttttatttcagagttgattgaCGATTATGAGGAGAATGAAGAATTGAGTGAAGTTGATGAGAAAAATCATGTCAAAGTGAGTTGCCCGCAAACCGAACAGGAAAGCAGTGCTAAGAAAgctttcacctgcactcagtgtggaaagactttGATTAACAACTATAATCTTGagcttcacatgagagttcacactggagagaaaccgttcacttgtgatcagtgcgggaagagtttcccACACTCAGCAACCCTTAGGgatcacatgaacatccacactagagagaagctgTACGCATGCGATCAATGCGGGAAAACGTTTTTGTGGGCTTCAGTCCTGAGGACACACCTGAAAGTTCATTCAAACGAGAGACCGCATTCATGCCATTTGTGCGGAAGGAGTTTTTCATTGCTACAAAGTTTGAAAGCACATCAGAAAGTTCATACTGGTGCGAAAGATTACACGTGCTTTGAATGTGGAAAGACTTTTACTTTGGCGAGCGGTTTAAAACtgcacatgaggatccacaccggagaaaaaccttaccagtgttcacactgcgacaggAGATTCTGTCGGACAGGAgacctgaaaatacatgagaggacccacactggagagaaaccttacacttgtgatcagtgcgggaagagttttgcacAAAAAATACACCTTAACggacacatgaacatccacactggagagaaaccctgtGTGTGTTCAGTCTGCGCCAAGAGATTCAGACTGCCAGAAATGCTGAAAAGACATGagaaaatacacactggaaagaaaccttacacatgtgatcagtgcgggaagagttttacaCAAAAAGTACACCTTAACGGACACGTgagcatccacactggagagaaaccttgtGTGTGTTCACACTGCGGCAAAAGATTCAGACTGCCAGAAATGCTGAaaagacatgaaaaaaaaatacacactggagagaaaccgtatgtgTGTTCACACTGCGGCAAGAGATTCAGACTGCCAGAAATGCTGAACAGACATGAGAAAATACACACTACAGAGAAACAGTTTCACTGCACTACATGTGGGAAGCGTTTTAAGTGTTCATCTGCTCTAAACAGACACACAATAAACTATCACAGTGAGTCGATCAGCTTCAGATCCTGCACTTTCCGGTCTGATGCAGTGTCCTCACCAAATGTGACACAATAATGAACCAAGCAATAACATATCATCTGGATAAATCTGTCATGTTCTCCAAGAATAAAGTTCAAAACCAGCAGATTCAACTGTGAGATTCAGATCAACTTTCGGAAGGTTCTATTCTTTTATATCATTTGGCATCATGAAAGGATATCCCTGTGGTTTCCCGTGAGTGTCATATTATGTTTAATTGTCTTATGCATATGTGTCACTCTTCATTACTCtttcattaaaggtcccatattgtgaaaactgaaatgtcctggcttttttcgtgataactgaggtctaggggctatgcaACTAccataagtttcaaaacagtcaatcctacggtggccgagagagctcaacgcgctgaaacttaaacacatgcaaacagaaaacaacaacaacaaattaagaaaacatcttcatcagtttgacaacacaggtgctgcaaatcctcgcaatgcaaacacaaaacacggaaacgtgctgcaaattctcagaacacaaccaaactcagaaatgcgctgcaaacatacgaacgcgctgcaaacacaggaacgcactgcaaatagcacggaccacaatgcaaatgtttcagggggacctcaaatgGTGACGAACCCATTTGGGACCTggttatttgttcagtggctgttggtcagagcagaggtgttgtcggtgaattatcaccttttagtgatataGTACAACATCACTAAAAGGTGacggtcccagatgggttcgtcactttttgaggtccccctgaaacatttccgttttggtccgtgctatttgcagcacGTTCCTGTGTTCGCAGCGCATTTccagtttggttgtgttgtgagaagttgcagcgcgtttccgtattttgTGTTTGCATTGCGAGAATTTGCAGTGCccgtgttgtcaaactgatgaagatgttttcttaatttgttgtcgtttttttttctgtttgcatgtgttttcttaagttgcagcgcgttgagctctctcggccaccgtacaatccacagtaaaatgcacacagtctgcataaagtagctgtgcctttCATAAGCCGCTGTGTAGGTAAAATGTAGATATAGTGTTGATGGTAGTTTTAGTTGTATCTCTAGAGTTCCAATAATAGCAGTATGAATTTAGTTGCGGTTGCACATTAGTTTAAACCGGACAAGTGTTTATGCAAAATGAGGGTCagagagaaagacacaaaaataatCACCATGCATCACCACGAACGCTGCAGTCTGACACTGGATAACAAATGACTGTAAGTACTTTGTGTGATAAGTTGCTTGTGTTTAATGTGTtgaaaatctttttattttatttttttcagttcacTGTTGAATCAACTGAGTGCAATAAGGCCACATATTGCACAGCAGGTCTTGATGCTTCATTGCGTATTGTTGACCATATAtccattttgttttttaaatggacCCAAATCTGATATCTGCAATAAACTATGCACTTTGCGAAATAACCCAAGGTAAACATACTGACTCAAAAGTAGTAATCAGCAAATCACtgggtctcattcactaataaTTTTGCACTTTATTTGTATTTCTACACATTTCTCATGAAAATCTTTGCAATACCTGCATATACCACATCAATAGATTAACAATGACTATAGctgcttttccactatcgggccgaaccgttctcaatgcttaaCCGCTCTGTTCCGTGGcgatccgggccagtcagcacagatacggtttgattttccactgtggtgcagataacggaactctttggaatgtaaatacaaatgcgtcaaatcgttgccttggtaacgcaagagtagacagccccgcttctactgttattgtccttttggatgcaatatgtatgtttgagtttttttattttttcccggcactgttttgaacttttcttaatgcccttctctgcaagacactgtgctataattttaaaaacttttcgtttctcttttcaccctccagctgttcttgaatttttctttctgtccaaatataaatattagagcaaatgtttcatccacagaccaaagtgtctcagccatttatatttatatttaccatATCTGCTTACTGCGCATCCGCTTAGCCTTagacagagccatagagaaactggtagccaggcaacagcgtggcgacatcatgcacacacattttaccagcccggttcagcacggttgtctaaccgtgccgagaattccgggccgagaatcgttccgtgccgtaccaggctcaggtggaaacacaactggaactgtacccaACTGTTTTatgaacggttcggcccgatagtggaaaagcggcttatataatgtattacataGTATTCTTGAAACAAAGTTATATTGTGCTGTTTGTTTCAATCTTTGTTCGTTAAGGATGTTCCACTTAATTAAGTTCCTGATCAACAAAACTGCAGCAGTGGTGCCACAAATGTGGTTCAGTGATTGAGTTGTCTATTGGCCAAACTACTGAAGTGATGAAAGAGTGAACAGGGCTGTAAAAAATTCAGAGGAACCTGATCTGTAACATATCAGATCTACAGTCTGAAGAGGAAGAGGTGGAGAATCGAACCAAAGAACCGACATAAGTATATATGAATATGTTCCTTTATATTCTACGTTACCTTTTTGACCTCTAAATTTGGTCTAATTTAGTGTTATCATATGATAAACTGAAAGCCACCACACAGAGAAAGCCTAAGCGGCAACCATCTGGTTTCTCTCTTTAAACCAGCATGGAAGTGCAAAAGGGAGTCAGCCCCATAGACTTCctatgttaaaatgcccaactttacagcagaaaaaagtgtCTATATAGCTATATAATTAGCTATATAGGCCCAAACCACTTTGCGGTGCAATTGAGCATTTTAACATGGGTCTCTGGAAgtgggtgattttttttttttattattattattattattattattattattaacttatacgtttaaattgtattaaatagCAAATTCTTTTTCAGCTATTCTATTGTGAATTGTTCTCATATGGTGTATACCAGcatcatttgaattttttttttttcttttttttttttttggcagaggTGCTCCAGGTAATGATAAATTACTAGTAATCATCATACTCTTACCTACAACAGGATTGTCACAAAATTTTCATCTAATTGCACTAATTTACAACTCCATTTCTTTGGACGTTTATGTAATTAATAATAGCATCTGCAGACTCAGATGATGAGGGTGAGGAGGAAGGCCATCAAAACAAGAGACCCAGGGGTCCAACCAAAATCATAAACAAAACCACCTGctccttttatgccaaatatatgctgtttaaatactgtaaagttgctttgacacaatctgtattgttaaaagagCTATATAAATAGAGGGAAAAAAAGTGGTTTAAAAATCCCTCC is part of the Garra rufa chromosome 1, GarRuf1.0, whole genome shotgun sequence genome and harbors:
- the LOC141330336 gene encoding uncharacterized protein — translated: MRSAAVKMVFVKEKSEEDTSEPDSWRIKQEEPDLLIIKVEEPEPWRIEHEEQGELIDDYEENEELSEVDEKNHVKVSCPQTEQESSAKKAFTCTQCGKTLINNYNLELHMRVHTGEKPFTCDQCGKSFPHSATLRDHMNIHTREKLYACDQCGKTFLWASVLRTHLKVHSNERPHSCHLCGRSFSLLQSLKAHQKVHTGAKDYTCFECGKTFTLASGLKLHMRIHTGEKPYQCSHCDRRFCRTGDLKIHERTHTGEKPYTCDQCGKSFAQKIHLNGHMNIHTGEKPCVCSVCAKRFRLPEMLKRHEKIHTGKKPYTCDQCGKSFTQKVHLNGHVSIHTGEKPCVCSHCGKRFRLPEMLKRHEKKIHTGEKPYVCSHCGKRFRLPEMLNRHEKIHTTEKQFHCTTCGKRFKCSSALNRHTINYHSESISFRSCTFRSDAVSSPNVTQ